The Chiroxiphia lanceolata isolate bChiLan1 chromosome 4, bChiLan1.pri, whole genome shotgun sequence genome contains a region encoding:
- the HELQ gene encoding helicase POLQ-like isoform X5 has product MLNTGTDLWTFPQAPKWQHDCLMLESLQQRKNLIYSLPTSGGKTLVAEIMILQELLCRQKDVLMILPYVAIVQEKIRGLSGFGIELGFLVEEYAGSKGRFPPIKRRVKKSLYIATIEKGHALVNSLIETDRISDLGLVVVDELHMLGEGSRGAVLEITLAKILYTSKNTQIIGMSATLNNVGDLQKFLRAEYYTNNFRPVELKEYVKIRDTIYAVDSKTENGFTFSRLLNFKYSSYLEKADPDHIIALVTEVIPNYSCLIFCPTKKNCENVASMVCKYLKKEFRAHREKEKQDLIENLKNIGNGSVCPVLKQTIPFGIAYHHSGLTNDERKSIEEAYSSGVLCLLACTATLAAGVNLPARRVILRAPYVANDFLKKNQYKQMIGRAGRAGIDDAGESILIVQEKDKHLVRDLVISPLENCYSNLLLELTKGMQSLLLSLVGLKIAVTCEEVNSFMCSTLLGVQQQLLSKEKSLSEVIKDGLENLIEKGLLKGRVSEEDHNSKCTLTITPLGKATYKGSIDLAYCNLLYRDLKKGLEGLILESNLHLLYLATPYEVTSSCSPDWMIYLRQFNQLSAAEQKVADIVGVPESFITKKASGQAIRKNVDSAVVNRLYLTFVLYSLVKETNIWNVSEKFNMSRGYVQNLLNSAASFASCLLHFCEELEEFWVYKALLTELTKQLTYCVKTELIPLMEVAGVLEARAKQLYNAGYKTLAHLANANPETLIKMIEHLSRHQAKQIVSSAKMLLSEKAEALQEEVEELLKVPTDIPGTH; this is encoded by the exons attaGGGGTTTATCAGGTTTTGGGATAGAACTGGGTTTCCTGGTTGAAGAATACGCAGGAAGCAAAGGAAGATTTCCACCAATCAAAAGGAGagtaaaaaaatctctttatatTGCTACCATAGAGAAAGGACATGCTCTGGTGAATTCCTTAATCGAAACAGATAGGATCAGTGACCTCGGTCTGGTTGTTGTAGATGAG CTGCATATGCTTGGTGAGGGAAGTCGTGGAGCAGTACTGGAAATTACTCTTGCGAAAATCCTTTACACCAGTA aaaacacacaaatcaTTGGAATGAGTGCAACGTTAAATAATGTTGGAGACCTGCAGAAGTTCCTGCGAGCGGAATACTACACCAATAATTTTAGACCG GTAGAATTAAAGGAATATGTGAAGATACGAGACACCATTTATGCAGTtgacagcaaaacagaaaatggcTTTACGTTTTCACGTCTCCTTAATTTCAAG TATTCTAGTTATCTGGAGAAAGCGGATCCTGACCACATCATTGCACTGGTTACTGAAGTTATTCCTAATTATTCCTGCCTAATCTTTTGTCCCACCAAAAAGAATTGTGAAAATGTGGCTTCAATGGTGTGCAAGTACCTCAAGAA AGAATTTAGAGCTcacagggagaaagaaaaacaagatctCATCGAGAACCTAAAGAATATTGGAAATGGAAGTGTCTGTCCTGTTCTGAAGCAAACAATCCCTTTTGGTATTGCCTATCACCATAGTGGCCTTAcaaatgatgaaagaaaaagcatagaGGAAGCATATTCTTCAGGTGTCCTGTGTCTACTTGCTTGCACGGCTACTCTGGCTGCTGGAGTCAACTTGCCAGCTAGAAG GGTTATTCTCAGAGCTCCTTATGTTGCTAATGACTTCCTGAAGAAGAACCAGTATAAACAAATGATTGGCAGAGCCGGTCGAGCTGGTATTGACGATGCTGGAGAAAGTATTCTCATAGTGcaagaaaaagacaaacacTTG GTTCGGGATTTAGTTATTAGTCCTTTGGAGAATTGTTACAGCAATCTTCTGCTGGAGTTGACCAAGGGAATGCAGAGCCTGTTGTTGTCTTTGGTTGGACTGAAG ATAGCAGTTACCTGTGAGGAGGTCAACAGTTTTATGTGCAGTACATTGCTGGGTGTTCAGCAACAGCTGCTGTCTAAAGAGAAGAGCCTCTCAGAGGTAATTAAAGATGGACTAGAAAATCTAATAGAAAAAGGGCTCCTAAAAGGAAGAGTATCTGAGGAGGACCACAATTCCAAATGTACACTAACAATCACACCGTTGGGAAAAGCTACGTATAAAG GATCTATAGACTTGGCATACTGCAATCTTCTGTACAGGGACTTGAAGAAAGGTTTGGAGGGGCTAATTCTTGAGAGCAATCTTCATCTCCTGTATCTGGCAACTCCTTATGAAGTGACTTCTAGCTGTAGCCCAGATTGGATGATATACTTGAGACAG TTCAACCAGCTAAgtgcagcagaacaaaaagtAGCAGATATTGTGGGAGTGCCTGAAAGCTTTATTACAAAAAAGGCTTCTGGTCAAGCCATCAGAAAG AATGTGGACAGTGCTGTGGTAAACAGGCTCTACCTGACGTTTGTCCTTTATTCCCTGGTGAAAGAGACCAATATATGGAACGTTTCAGAGAAATTTAATATGTCCCGAGGATATGTGCAAAATCTCCTTAATTCTGCTGCCTCGTTCGCCTCCTGTCTTCTACACTTCTGTGAG GAATTGGAAGAATTCTGGGTTTATAAAGCCTTGCTGACAGAACTTACCAAGCAGCTGACATACTGTGTTAAGACAGAACTCATCCCTCTGATGGAGGTAGCAGGGGTTCTAGAG GCAAGAGCAAAACAGCTTTATAATGCAGGGTACAAAACTTTAGCACACTTGGCTAATGCAAATCCAGAAACTCTGATAAAGATGATTGAGCACTTGTCACGACATCAAGCCAAACAAATTGTTTCATCTGCAAAG ATGCTGCTGAGTGAAAAAGCTGAGGCTTTACAAGAAGAAGTTGAAGAACTCCTAAAGGTGCCTACAGATATCCCAGGGACCCACTGA